The region GATGAGCGGAACAACGGTGGCGGGTCAGCTGCGGATTATATTGTGGATCTCATGGCACGCGAGCTCACCGGCTACTTCAACTCGAAGGCCGGAGACAAGAAGCCGTGGACGCAGCCGATGGCAGGCTTGTTCGGACCGAAGGTCATGATTATCAACGAACGCGCAGGATCGGGTGGTGATCTCATGCCCTACCTCTTCCGCTTCCGAGGCGTCGGGCCGCTGGTGGGCACGCGTACGTGGGGCGGACTGGTCGGCACGTGGGATACGCCACCGCTTCTCGATGGGGGGAGTTTTGTTGCGCCGCGTGGTGGATTCTTCGACGTGAACGGAGAGTGGGCCATTGAGGCCGACGGCATCGCGCCGGACATCGAAGTGATGAATACGCCGAAGGAAGTCGCCACGGGACGCGATCCTCAGCTGGAGGCGGCGGTCGCTGAGGCGCTTCGCCTCCTGGAAACCGAGGGTGTCGAGCTCATGGCGGAGCCGGCTGCCCCGGTCCGATACCGGAGGCCGGGCGGACGGTAGGTATGATCTTTGGGCCATGCACCCAAGCGCATCGGGAGCGGTGCCTCTGCCTCTTCGACGCGAACTGCCCTGAGTTTCTTCGCGCCCAATGAGCGGGTGGCGTACGAGGCGTTCCTCGACCCCGGCCTTGAGGGGTACCTGGTCGGCATCGTTGACGATGAGCTCGTGGGTGCGTTCGGCATGCACGACGCCGAGGGCTATTATCTTCTCTGGATCCTGATCGACCCGGCTGCGCAGGGTCGCGGGGTGGGTTTGGCGACGATGACCCGGGTCCTGGAGATCGGCGATGGCCGGGCGATCTCAATCGCGGCGAGTCACAAGTCCGCTCCGTTCTTCGCTCGGTTTGGTGCGCGGGTCGTGGAGGAGACTCCCGATGATTGGGGCACAGGGTGGACATGGAGTTGTAGTCGTTCGTCTATTTCACGGCTGAGGGATGAGCTGACTCAGGTCAGTCCTCCTGCCCTTCTAGCAGATATCGCTCGAGCCAGCCGCCTGTGAGCTGGACGCCATGCCGGGCGTCGCCGCCTCTGAATCCGTGCCCCGCCTCTGGGAATTCGACGAGGTCTGACATGATCTCAGCACCCAGCAGGGCTTGGTACATCCGCTCGCGGTGATCAAGTGGAACCAGGTTGTCTGCCGTCCCCATGCTACATGGGACCAACTACATGCTCACTCCCGGCCTACTCCCCACCCTCCATCTTCCACATCGCCAGCCCACCCGGCTGAAAGTGCAGCGGTGTGCTGGCCACGACCGCGCCGGCCGCGATGTCGATGATATCCACCGTTCCGCGCGTCGCACCGACCGACTCATTCGACACGAACGCGAAGCGTCCGTCTGGGGTAATCGCCACACCATGTGTCACCGGCTGAGACGTCGCTATGCGGGTTTCTTCACCCGTCTCCAGATCGAAAATGGCTACGGACTGGGCGCCTTTGAGCGTTACGACCAACTTCTGGCCGTCGGGCGTGATGTCCAGGTTGTACGGACCCGCCCCCGTGGGGAAGCGCCGGAGCACCTCCATCGATTCGGCATCGATCTCGAGCACGTCGCCGCGGCCGTTGCATGGCACATAGATACGGGTGTCATCTGGACTGAGCAGGACCCATGTCGGCTTGCAGATCTCACCGCCCATGGCCATTCCGCCCATGTCGTGGTCCGCGGCCATCACGTGCTCCTTCCCGCCGGTGAGCATCATCCTCCGCTGGACGTCCATGC is a window of Longimicrobiales bacterium DNA encoding:
- a CDS encoding GNAT family N-acetyltransferase, which encodes MGHAPKRIGSGASASSTRTALSFFAPNERVAYEAFLDPGLEGYLVGIVDDELVGAFGMHDAEGYYLLWILIDPAAQGRGVGLATMTRVLEIGDGRAISIAASHKSAPFFARFGARVVEETPDDWGTGWTWSCSRSSISRLRDELTQVSPPALLADIARASRL